From one Novosphingobium sp. genomic stretch:
- a CDS encoding BadF/BadG/BcrA/BcrD ATPase family protein — protein MTYYLGIDAGGSNCRARLIDAEGTIIGEGRSGAANARIGIEALYDTLKDTADQAIAQAGLTPEQRAQIKAGMGIAGITRPGVRDALEKLDFGFASTAYATDALIANLGAHGGHDGAILIIGTGSAAQLRVDGHDFTIGGYGFPISDEGSGAALGLSAMRHALRALDGRTRQTPLSTAVTARFNHDTAQAVAWMDQATPRDYGTFAPLVMDYAEANDTIARSIVEDAAAHIERFIETIFERGAARCALVGGLAPRMSPWLRSRTVQHLCEPLGDSLEGAISLAGRPKTHIPG, from the coding sequence ATGACCTATTATCTGGGCATCGACGCGGGCGGCAGCAATTGCCGCGCCCGCCTCATCGACGCTGAAGGCACCATCATCGGCGAGGGCCGCTCGGGCGCCGCCAATGCCCGCATCGGCATCGAGGCGCTGTATGACACGCTGAAAGACACCGCCGATCAGGCCATCGCGCAGGCCGGGCTGACGCCCGAGCAACGCGCGCAGATCAAGGCCGGCATGGGCATCGCGGGCATCACCCGCCCCGGCGTGCGCGATGCGCTGGAAAAGCTCGACTTCGGCTTTGCCTCCACCGCCTATGCCACCGATGCGCTGATCGCCAATCTGGGCGCGCATGGCGGGCATGACGGGGCGATCCTGATCATCGGCACCGGCAGCGCGGCGCAACTGCGCGTCGACGGCCATGATTTCACCATCGGCGGCTATGGCTTCCCCATCTCCGACGAAGGCAGTGGCGCGGCATTGGGCCTCTCAGCCATGCGCCATGCCCTGCGCGCGCTGGATGGACGCACCCGCCAGACCCCGCTCAGCACCGCGGTCACCGCGCGCTTCAACCATGACACCGCCCAGGCCGTGGCCTGGATGGATCAGGCGACCCCGCGCGACTATGGCACCTTCGCCCCGCTGGTGATGGATTATGCCGAGGCGAATGACACCATCGCCCGCTCGATCGTCGAGGATGCCGCCGCCCATATCGAGCGCTTTATCGAGACCATTTTCGAACGCGGCGCCGCCCGCTGCGCGCTGGTCGGGGGCCTTGCCCCGCGCATGTCGCCATGGCTGCGCTCGCGCACGGTGCAGCATCTGTGTGAACCTTTGGGAGATTCGCTGGAAGGTGCTATCAGCCTGGCAGGACGGCCGAAGACTCACATCCCCGGCTGA
- a CDS encoding rod shape-determining protein: MALSDLFSFTSSDLAIDLGTANTVVYVRNRGVVLAEPSVVALQTVNGISTVLAVGADAKLMMGKTPDHIRTVRPLRSGVISDLDVAEQMIAHFVRKALGHGDGPGQDVARRMRGRPEIVVCVPSGSTRVERRAIRDAASNAGASKVWLIDEPMAAAIGAELPVTHPVGSMVVDIGGGTTEVGVIATGGLSLSMSVRVGGDRMDEAISSYVRRNHNLLIGEATAERVKLQLGAARIGENGPEAPAVIKGRDLAKGVPREMTITQEEIVEALAEPVGQIVEAVRAALEQTPPEIAADIIDGGIVMTGGGSLLANLDVLLAQETGLPVTVADNPLNCVAMGAGRVLEDEVYRGVLHAT, translated from the coding sequence ATGGCCCTGTCCGATCTGTTTTCCTTCACCTCTTCCGATCTGGCGATCGATCTGGGCACGGCCAATACGGTCGTCTATGTCCGCAACCGCGGCGTGGTGCTGGCCGAGCCCTCGGTGGTGGCACTGCAGACCGTCAACGGCATCAGCACCGTGCTGGCGGTGGGTGCGGATGCCAAGCTGATGATGGGCAAGACCCCCGACCATATCCGCACCGTGCGCCCCCTGCGCAGCGGCGTGATCTCCGACCTCGACGTGGCCGAACAGATGATCGCCCATTTCGTCCGCAAGGCGCTGGGCCATGGCGACGGGCCGGGGCAGGATGTGGCCCGGCGCATGCGCGGGCGGCCCGAGATCGTGGTCTGCGTGCCCTCCGGCTCGACGCGGGTGGAGCGGCGCGCGATCCGTGACGCGGCCTCCAACGCGGGGGCCAGCAAGGTCTGGCTGATCGACGAGCCCATGGCCGCCGCGATCGGCGCGGAACTGCCCGTCACCCATCCGGTGGGCTCGATGGTGGTCGATATCGGCGGCGGCACCACCGAGGTCGGGGTGATCGCCACCGGGGGCCTCAGCCTGTCGATGTCGGTGCGGGTCGGCGGCGACCGGATGGACGAGGCCATCAGCTCCTATGTGCGGCGCAATCACAATCTGCTGATCGGCGAGGCCACGGCAGAGCGCGTGAAGCTGCAACTGGGCGCCGCGCGGATCGGCGAAAACGGGCCGGAAGCCCCCGCCGTGATCAAGGGCCGCGATCTGGCCAAGGGCGTCCCCCGGGAGATGACCATCACGCAGGAAGAGATCGTGGAGGCGCTGGCCGAACCCGTCGGCCAGATCGTCGAGGCGGTGCGCGCGGCGCTGGAGCAGACCCCGCCCGAAATCGCGGCGGACATCATCGACGGCGGCATTGTGATGACCGGCGGCGGATCGCTGCTGGCCAATCTGGACGTGCTGCTGGCGCAGGAGACCGGCCTGCCGGTGACGGTGGCGGACAATCCGCTCAACTGCGTGGCGATGGGCGCCGGCCGCGTGCTGGAGGATGAGGTCTATCGCGGGGTGTTGCACGCGACGTGA
- a CDS encoding acyltransferase — protein MDLVRAIAILWVMLYHASIMGLMSTPAHVLVSFGWMGVDLFFVLSGYLIASQLLRPLALGQSPDYRTFFFRRLLRTLPAYTVLLALYFLAPGLRERAVIQPFWQFLTFTENLLIDVGRGTAFSHVWSLCVEEQFYLMFPVAVMLLTRRPSATKTIIALVAILVFGIGLRGYLWLAHVSLKPFDTAGMPTPASYMKLIYYPTWSRLDGLLAGIGIAAVEIFRPSWWRAMTRRPNLLLALGVLGIGAAMLWFGGQISTFYPTMLAFPLLSVSIAVFVVGASDKRSLAGRYSVPGAQALATGAYSLYLSHKIAFHLAAPSDDGSPDWLHLGLAFGLALAFGTALYWCVERPFLTLRDRLDGPARRPVVSDPGMKPDLADAA, from the coding sequence TTGGACCTTGTTCGCGCGATCGCGATCCTCTGGGTCATGCTGTACCACGCGAGCATCATGGGCCTGATGTCCACCCCGGCGCATGTTCTTGTCTCTTTTGGCTGGATGGGCGTGGACCTGTTTTTCGTCCTGAGCGGTTACTTGATCGCGAGCCAGCTTCTTCGACCCCTGGCGCTCGGTCAAAGCCCGGATTATCGAACATTCTTCTTCCGCCGTCTGCTCAGAACGCTCCCGGCCTATACCGTCCTGCTTGCACTTTATTTCCTCGCTCCGGGGCTGCGTGAGCGTGCGGTCATTCAGCCGTTCTGGCAATTTCTCACCTTCACTGAAAACCTGCTCATCGATGTCGGCCGTGGAACCGCATTCTCCCATGTCTGGTCTCTCTGCGTGGAAGAACAGTTCTACCTGATGTTCCCGGTCGCGGTGATGCTGCTCACACGTCGGCCGAGCGCGACAAAGACGATCATCGCCCTCGTCGCCATCCTTGTTTTCGGGATCGGGTTGCGTGGCTATCTGTGGCTGGCTCATGTCTCCCTCAAGCCATTCGACACCGCCGGCATGCCCACGCCCGCAAGCTATATGAAGCTGATCTACTACCCGACCTGGAGCCGCCTGGATGGCCTCCTCGCGGGGATCGGCATCGCTGCGGTCGAGATCTTCCGCCCTTCCTGGTGGCGGGCAATGACGCGCAGGCCCAATCTCCTGCTTGCCCTTGGGGTGCTGGGGATCGGCGCGGCAATGCTGTGGTTCGGCGGCCAGATCAGCACCTTCTATCCGACGATGTTGGCCTTTCCCCTCTTGTCTGTGAGCATTGCCGTCTTTGTCGTCGGGGCATCCGACAAGCGCTCACTTGCAGGGCGCTACAGCGTCCCGGGCGCGCAGGCACTGGCGACGGGCGCCTACAGCCTCTACCTTTCGCACAAGATCGCCTTCCATCTCGCCGCGCCTTCGGATGACGGCTCTCCGGACTGGCTGCATCTGGGGCTGGCTTTCGGGCTGGCTCTCGCCTTCGGCACGGCGCTTTACTGGTGCGTGGAGCGCCCCTTCCTCACACTGCGCGATCGACTGGATGGACCGGCACGAAGGCCGGTCGTCAGCGATCCGGGCATGAAGCCTGACTTGGCGGACGCAGCCTAG